The Treponema sp. OMZ 790 genome includes the window GTAATGCCGTAGAGCTCTGTGTAAAATCCAAAACCGGAAATTAAAAGCAGAACACAGCCCATAACCAAAAGTAAAAAAACAGCCCTTTCATCTGACCTTGCTCTTTTTACAAAGCGGTACGCATTCCGCGAGCTAAAAGCCGATAAGATATTTAAAAGAAAATAAACGCATCCGATTAAAATAGGCGTTCCGAGATTTTCTGAAAGAAGCAAGCTTGAAGCCAAGGCAGCCGCTTGGAGTTTTAGAAGTGGCTGTAAATATTTTTCGCTCACCGAAAAACTTCCCGAAAAGCTCATATTTTGAATAATGAGTGTTCTGATTTGCCGGCTTGTAAAAGATTTTTTTATAACTCTAAAAGTATGAGCCATGACTTCTTTAAAAGAACAAACAGATACTGCCGGCTTAGTGTTTAGACTCTTAGGGTACATTGCCATATTCCACACGCCCAAAAGAGCCGGAATAATCGAAAGGATAAAAACATAGCGGTAGTTTTGCATGTAGATCACTATGAAGGCAGCTATAATAACGGAAAATGCACTCCCGTATTTTGACCATGAGCGGGTATATCCGTAAACATAAGTTTTTTCGCTGAGCCTGTTATTTTGCTTTAGCCATTCAAAAATAATAGCCTTGTGAGTTCCGGTTCTAAACGCATCGCCTACAGCATAAAAGAAAAGAGCCGGAAAAAGAAAACCAAAGGAAGAAGCAAGAGAAAAAAACACAAAGGAAATAACATAGCTTATTAGGGAAACCGGCATGGCAGTCTTTTTCCCGTAAAGGTCAGCAAAGGAACCGCTTGGAATTTCCATCAAGTTTATAAGCACATTTAAAAATGCAGTTAAAATTCCTATCTGAAAAAAATTCAATCCAAGCGAAAGATAAAACAAAATAATAAAGGGTTCCGAAAAATCAAAATTTTTTAAAAACCCGTACAAACAAAATCTTTTTATCATGCAGCACAGCTTACTCTATCGGGTATTATAGCATAGAAAGAGGGGATCGTCGATTGATGGGAATTTGGTTAAAATGAGAAGTCCGAAGGCCCTAGCACTGTTATAAAACAGGAGAAGGAACACTTCGGCTCACAATAAGTATTATATAATATTTTATGATTTTTTACAAGAGGTGGTATATGAATATTTTATTTTATGCAGGCATTGAAAAAATTCTCACAAAAAGCCGGCTTTCAGTTTATAGACAAGATGGATGTGATAATATAACAGCTATAGCTCGTTATTTATATAATATTGAAATATGTAAGTCTTTATATCCCGCTCTTCACATTTTTGAAATAAGTCTTAGAAACTCAATAGACTCAGCTCTTACAATATATGCCAAAGATCAAAAATGGTATGATATAGTCAAACTCAACCACCACTCTCAATTAAAAATTGATGAAGCAAAAAAGAAAATTATGAAAAAGAATAAAACCGTTACTCATGATAGACTTATAGCAGAATTGACACTAGGGTTTTGGACAATATTTTTGACAAAAACATATTCTCAATGCGCTTTTCAGAGCTTTATAATAAAAAATTGTCTTAGGCAGATGCCTAAGAATCTACGAAATATAGGCTCAATACAG containing:
- a CDS encoding MFS transporter, with the translated sequence MIKRFCLYGFLKNFDFSEPFIILFYLSLGLNFFQIGILTAFLNVLINLMEIPSGSFADLYGKKTAMPVSLISYVISFVFFSLASSFGFLFPALFFYAVGDAFRTGTHKAIIFEWLKQNNRLSEKTYVYGYTRSWSKYGSAFSVIIAAFIVIYMQNYRYVFILSIIPALLGVWNMAMYPKSLNTKPAVSVCSFKEVMAHTFRVIKKSFTSRQIRTLIIQNMSFSGSFSVSEKYLQPLLKLQAAALASSLLLSENLGTPILIGCVYFLLNILSAFSSRNAYRFVKRARSDERAVFLLLVMGCVLLLISGFGFYTELYGITIASYLILSILMNLWVPINIAQYDNYSDSSDQAGILSIASQAKTLAVAALAPLCGFLADSLGIYSIGLFLSIILFATAILHHLELPKIFCYNIRHANKLRKYKE
- a CDS encoding Abi family protein, yielding MNILFYAGIEKILTKSRLSVYRQDGCDNITAIARYLYNIEICKSLYPALHIFEISLRNSIDSALTIYAKDQKWYDIVKLNHHSQLKIDEAKKKIMKKNKTVTHDRLIAELTLGFWTIFLTKTYSQCAFQSFIIKNCLRQMPKNLRNIGSIQIIFEKLRTLRNRVSHYERLIHWTDLIQQHNQLLECIKYLNQNAYDMIKEIDTFEKTINLGINPFVSFVKSHWKLIKKLLSASLI